A single region of the Candidatus Binataceae bacterium genome encodes:
- a CDS encoding DUF4410 domain-containing protein: MTTRSYVFSCLLLSLAIAGCAGASSQSVSQSAPVVNQPPSQIVVYHFAVDTADVTLNQGLIQKSYRAMTDADENTDEHNLALAAAEDICLEVVTQLQKKGLNAICLKRGTPTQGNNVLIVDGEFIDVSEGNKLSRMVIGLGVGKSQINSNVDIYHRTVMADQQVMEFDTHADSGAMPGAAIMGAPGMAAGGGAAIASAGINVVSAGVKSHRSSLGFLTDKSANEIVERIMEYYAQQGWAAGS, translated from the coding sequence ATGACAACCCGATCCTACGTCTTTTCATGTCTATTGCTGTCGCTCGCGATTGCGGGATGTGCCGGAGCTTCTTCGCAATCTGTTTCGCAATCAGCTCCAGTAGTCAATCAACCTCCGAGCCAGATTGTCGTGTATCATTTCGCCGTTGATACCGCAGACGTGACGCTGAACCAAGGACTAATCCAGAAGAGTTATCGCGCGATGACCGATGCAGACGAGAACACTGACGAGCACAACCTGGCTCTTGCGGCTGCCGAAGACATTTGTCTCGAGGTCGTCACGCAGCTCCAGAAGAAGGGACTTAACGCAATCTGCCTCAAGCGTGGAACGCCCACCCAAGGAAATAACGTTCTAATTGTTGACGGTGAGTTTATCGACGTGAGCGAAGGCAACAAACTCTCGCGCATGGTCATCGGGCTAGGCGTCGGCAAATCGCAGATTAATAGCAACGTTGATATTTACCATCGGACAGTAATGGCAGATCAGCAGGTCATGGAATTCGATACGCATGCCGACAGCGGCGCGATGCCTGGCGCGGCGATCATGGGTGCGCCCGGCATGGCGGCTGGAGGCGGTGCGGCAATCGCCTCAGCCGGAATAAACGTGGTCTCGGCGGGAGTAAAAAGTCATCGTTCGTCGCTGGGATTTCTGACCGACAAGAGCGCCAACGAAATCGTCGAGCGCATCATGGAATATTACGCACAACAGGGCTGGGCCGCCGGGTCATAA